Within the Prevotella scopos JCM 17725 genome, the region GCAAGCACTCTCCGCCGTTTCCCCTCGACTTGCATGTGTTAAGCCTGTAGCTAGCGTTCATCCTGAGCCAGGATCAAACTCTCCATTGTAAAATATCTGTTGGTGATAAATGATGGATAATAGGTGATAATAAATACCACTACTTCCAAACACGTCACCGAGTAATCTCTGTTTCAGAACGCTTATCCTAAAAGTATCAAGTAAAAAGCACCTCTTCGCTTGTTTCTTAATTGTTTTGAGGCGGTGCCTCAAAAGCAAGAACAATGAATTGATCGGTTCGTTTCTTTTACCCATCCATTTGATATAAAATCAAACAGACGCTTCTTGTACTACTTCTCTGTTTATGTAAATCTTTTCAAAGAACTCTTTCTTTATTGCCTTAATCAACTTGCCAGGTGGCTTGTTTTGTAAAGCGGATGCAAAGGTATAGAGAAATTTGAATACTACCAAATGTTTTCAAGAAAAACTTTCAAGAAAATACGTTTTTTTTCATTTTTGACCAAATTCAACCTCAAAAAATGATTATACACCTTATATAATATATTGGCACGAAAAAAAATATACCTTTTATTATTTATCCCGCTCACAAAAGCTACATGTCAGACATCCTTGGGGATTACCATCTAGAAATAGAGAAGAGCGAACTTAAATATTCCAAGAGCTTATTTTTATAAACTTACTGGCTCAATAACGAATCGTGGGGTTGTGTGTTGATATTCCACCGGTTTGGTGCGGGTGCTTTGCACATGTGGTGCGGATGCTTAGCACTTATGGTGCGGATGGTATGCACCACATGTGCGAAGGATTAACACCATTGCTGTATATGTAAGGGTAGGGATTTAACGTGAGTTAAGCAGATTAAAACTAAGGTCAATTTGGAGTTGTATTTTGTTGGTGGATATACTTTTTGACAATATTTTTATACTCTATGACTAATTACCCACATGATTCATTATAGACCCAACTTACTTTTTCAATTTATGAAATAAGTCTTGCAATCAATTTCCCTTCCTTGCGCTATTATCAGCCTTAATATAATCCCCTCTTTACCTAAGTTTATCCTATTTCTGGAATTACATACGAAAGAGCTTCTAACACTTGTCCACGTGTTGCCCCTTCACGAAGAGCAATAAAGATAGTATCATCACCAGCAATTGACCCTAAAATATAAGGTGATTCAGAGTTATCAATATCATATGCAAGTGCACTGGCATAACCTGGTCGGGTCTTAACTATCGCCAACTGTCCCGAAATATGAACAGAAACGTAACCACTTCTCTGCAACATTTCTGTGGCTTTACGTGGTGTTGTCACACGTCGATACATCGTTTCATTTGGTAAAACATATACATATTTACCATTCATGGAAGCAGCCTTTGCCACCTTCAACTGTTTAAGATCTCGACTCAATGTTGCTTGAGTCAATTTAAAGCCTTCCTGCTCTAACATCTTTAGAACCTCTTCTTGGGAACCTAGTTCCATACTTGAAATAAGCATTTTCAATGCTTCAAGCCTACTGTTTTTTACTTTCATAAGCGTATAATTATCCTGCTTGAATTGCAAATTTATACACTTAATTGCAAATATGCAAATAAAAATACAACAAATTGCAATAAAGTTACGATAAGCCTTCCATTTATGTATAAATCCCACATGACACGTATTACTAGAAAAAAGGCATTACATTTGGCAGAATAAGATGTTTATGCTATATTTGTATTTCAAATGGCATAACATTTGCATATCCCTATATATAAGGCACTATTCTATGAAGATTGCCAACATACAACAATAAACAAGAGAAAATAAATAAATAAAAAAGAAAATGAATATGAATTTTGACAATTTCACAAACGTGACAAGTAATCAGGAACGTGACTTAGAGATGTCCCGTGCATTCCCATCATTGATGCGTAAGGTATATATATGGATGGCAATGGCCCTTGCTATTACAGGTGTTGTAGCTTATGGTGCTGGACATTCTCCAGCCCTCATCCAACTTCTTTATAACGGCAACGCACCACTGATTATAGCAGGATTAGTTGAAGTAGGTATCGTTTGGTATCTTTCATCTCGCATTCAGAAGCTGTCACTTGTAGCAGCAACAGCTTGGTTCATCCTCTTTGCTGCCATCAACGGAATGACCTTAGGATGGATTTTCGCAGCTTTCTCTTCAGCAGCAATCACCAAAACGTTCTTTGTCACAGCAGGAACTTTCGGTGCTATGGCATTGATTGGTTCGACAACCAAGAAGGATTTAACAAAGATGGGAGGAATTCTTTTCATGGCTTTGATAGGTCTCATCATAGCAGGATTGGTAAATATCTTCTTAAAGAGTGCCATGTTCGACTTTATAGTTAGCGGTATCGGTGTCCTTGTCTTCACAGGTCTTACAGCTTGGGACGCACAGAAAATTAAGCAAAACTTGCTGATGGCACCAGATGCAGGACAAGAAGCACAGAAGATTGCACTTCTCGGTTCTTTAAGCCTTTATCTCGACTTCATCAACCTCTTCCTTTATCTCCTCCGTTTCTTCGGAAACAACAGGAACTAATCAAAGAAGAAATTCACATACAAGGGCAACCTACTGAGGTTGTCCTTTTTTATTGTCAGATCAAAGCATGTGATGAGCCATAAAGAAATTACATTAATAAACTGCTTTAAAATATGTAATAAGAAATCATACAACATCAATTAAAAACTCAATTATTTTTCATCAGGAAAAAGGCGTATTGTGTCAAAAACACAAACAATCTTTAAAGAAAATTAATACCATTACTAATTTCAATAAAATAAAAAATTATATATAAATTTGCAGACAGAAACATCTTATCAATAAAATAAAACGTATGAAAAAAAGTATCTTAGGCGCATATATTAGCGCTTTCCTCCTATTCGGAGCAACACCAATGATGGCACAGTTCAATATTGGTAAAGCAGCAGAAGGCGCAACTAAAGTTCTTAAAGCAGCCACATTAACAGACGCCGACATGGCGAAATATGTAAAAGAATATGTGGCTTGGATGGATGAGCACAACCACGTTTGCGACGCCAGAAGCCCTTATACAAAACGCTTAAACAGACTCACACAAGGATTAAAAGATATTGAAGGTATTCCATTGAACTTCAAGGTGTATTATGTCACAGATGTAAACGCCTTCGCTTGTCCTGATGGTAGCGTACGTGTTTTCTCATCTCTGATGGACGCAATGACAGACGAAGAATTATTGGGTGTTATTGGTCATGAGATTGGTCACGTTGCACATAAAGACTCAAAAAAAGGATTCCGCAGAGCATTGTTGACCTCAGCATTGAAAGATGGAATCGCATCAACCAATGGAACTGCAGCAGCATTGAGCGAGTCTCAACTTGGAAGTCTTGGAGAGGCCCTGGTCAATGCAACCTATTCACAGAAGCAGGAGAGCAAAGCTGACGCTTATGGTTTCGATTTTCTCAAGAAGAATGGCAAGAACCCTTGGGCCATGGCACTCGCTTTCGAAAAACTGAAGAAGATGGAAGAAGATGCTGGCGTACAGAAAGATAGCAAATGGAAGCGTATGTTCTCCTCACACCCAGACCTTGACAAACGTATCAAGACGATGAGTAAGCGAGCCGAGAAAGATGGATTTGCACGTCCTGAGAACAAGATGCCAGAAAAGATTGTACAAATAGAGCCATCGACACAACAGGTTTCTAACAATCAAACAACAACTCGTAAGTCTTATAACAATAAAGCTGTTAGTGGCAAACCAGCTGGTAAGCGTCCTACGGCTAAACGTCCTGTAAGCAAGCGCCCAGCAGCTCGCAAGAGATAAGCAGATAGGAAAAATAAAAAGAAGAGAGGGTATCAGAAGTGCCATAATCCTTAAGATTGGCTTTCTGATACCCTCTCTTCTTTTATATTCTAGTAAGATGTATATGTCAGTTATTAAAACTGATTCTCAACAATCTCGCTCAATACTTCCTTAATATCTAAACCTGCCGCACGCACCTGCTGTGGAATAAAACTAGTGGTAGTCATACCAGGTGTGGTATTGATTTCAAGCATATTTATAACATCATTTCCATCCTTATCTTTTGAA harbors:
- a CDS encoding arginine repressor, which produces MKVKNSRLEALKMLISSMELGSQEEVLKMLEQEGFKLTQATLSRDLKQLKVAKAASMNGKYVYVLPNETMYRRVTTPRKATEMLQRSGYVSVHISGQLAIVKTRPGYASALAYDIDNSESPYILGSIAGDDTIFIALREGATRGQVLEALSYVIPEIG
- a CDS encoding Bax inhibitor-1/YccA family protein, coding for MNMNFDNFTNVTSNQERDLEMSRAFPSLMRKVYIWMAMALAITGVVAYGAGHSPALIQLLYNGNAPLIIAGLVEVGIVWYLSSRIQKLSLVAATAWFILFAAINGMTLGWIFAAFSSAAITKTFFVTAGTFGAMALIGSTTKKDLTKMGGILFMALIGLIIAGLVNIFLKSAMFDFIVSGIGVLVFTGLTAWDAQKIKQNLLMAPDAGQEAQKIALLGSLSLYLDFINLFLYLLRFFGNNRN
- a CDS encoding M48 family metallopeptidase — encoded protein: MKKSILGAYISAFLLFGATPMMAQFNIGKAAEGATKVLKAATLTDADMAKYVKEYVAWMDEHNHVCDARSPYTKRLNRLTQGLKDIEGIPLNFKVYYVTDVNAFACPDGSVRVFSSLMDAMTDEELLGVIGHEIGHVAHKDSKKGFRRALLTSALKDGIASTNGTAAALSESQLGSLGEALVNATYSQKQESKADAYGFDFLKKNGKNPWAMALAFEKLKKMEEDAGVQKDSKWKRMFSSHPDLDKRIKTMSKRAEKDGFARPENKMPEKIVQIEPSTQQVSNNQTTTRKSYNNKAVSGKPAGKRPTAKRPVSKRPAARKR